The following are encoded in a window of Paraburkholderia hospita genomic DNA:
- a CDS encoding MFS transporter — protein MAGPPYHRRMNTSPVPRFTPALARIVATVSVGFVVTQLDVTIVNIALAKIGADLHANVTGLQWIVDAYTLAFAVLMLSAGVLGDRFGARRMFACGIALFAAASLACGLASGAALLVAARAVQGVGAAAMLPNSLALLNEACSHDPKLRARAVGLWTAAGAIAIAAGPVIGGLLIAALGWRAIFLVNLPICALGLAATFAWVPRPRAASSDKAPDSARTTSTARGIDPVGQLLAVVALTAFTGAVIEWRPLGLAHPLVCGSFMLALIAAIAFVVTERRVDMPMLPLTFFGNRTFSAAVLFGICVNLTYYGVVFVLSLYLQHARGETPLQAGLAFLPLTGGFLVSNVASGWVIGRFGARVPMIAGAITAALGYGLLHFAQAASPLWTLLVPFLLIPSGMGLAVPAMTTAVLASVNKQRAGTASAVLNTARQAGGAVGVAAFGALASASDAAGAAQVVAGLRSSTLISSCILLCALGLACLVHPEPHARDRARAGRNGARPANASK, from the coding sequence ATGGCAGGGCCGCCCTATCATCGACGCATGAATACTTCTCCTGTACCCCGCTTCACGCCGGCGCTCGCGCGCATCGTCGCGACGGTAAGCGTCGGCTTCGTCGTCACGCAACTCGACGTGACCATCGTCAACATCGCGCTCGCAAAGATCGGCGCGGATCTGCATGCAAACGTCACGGGCCTGCAATGGATCGTCGATGCGTACACGCTCGCGTTCGCGGTGCTGATGCTGTCGGCAGGCGTGCTGGGCGACCGCTTCGGCGCGCGCCGGATGTTCGCGTGCGGCATCGCGCTGTTCGCGGCGGCTTCGCTGGCCTGCGGGCTCGCATCGGGCGCCGCGCTGCTCGTCGCCGCACGCGCCGTGCAAGGGGTGGGCGCGGCCGCGATGCTGCCCAATTCGCTCGCGTTGCTCAACGAGGCGTGCAGCCACGATCCGAAGCTGCGCGCCCGCGCCGTCGGCCTGTGGACGGCGGCGGGCGCAATCGCGATTGCGGCGGGCCCGGTGATCGGCGGACTGCTGATCGCTGCGCTCGGCTGGCGCGCGATCTTTCTGGTGAATCTGCCCATCTGCGCGTTGGGGCTCGCCGCGACTTTCGCGTGGGTGCCGCGTCCGCGAGCCGCCTCGTCCGATAAAGCGCCTGATAGCGCCAGGACGACTTCAACCGCGCGCGGCATCGATCCCGTCGGCCAGCTGCTCGCGGTCGTCGCGCTGACGGCCTTCACGGGCGCCGTGATCGAATGGCGGCCGCTCGGGCTGGCGCATCCGCTCGTTTGTGGCAGCTTCATGCTCGCGCTGATCGCCGCGATCGCGTTCGTCGTCACCGAGCGGCGCGTCGATATGCCGATGCTGCCGCTCACGTTCTTCGGCAACCGCACCTTCAGCGCGGCCGTGCTGTTCGGTATCTGCGTAAATCTGACTTACTACGGCGTCGTGTTCGTGCTGAGCCTTTATCTGCAGCATGCGCGCGGCGAGACGCCGTTGCAGGCCGGTCTCGCGTTCCTGCCGCTGACGGGCGGATTCCTGGTCTCGAATGTGGCGAGCGGCTGGGTGATCGGGCGCTTCGGCGCGCGGGTGCCGATGATCGCGGGCGCAATCACGGCTGCCCTCGGCTACGGGCTGCTGCACTTCGCACAAGCCGCTTCACCGCTCTGGACGTTGCTGGTGCCGTTTCTGCTGATTCCGTCCGGCATGGGCCTCGCCGTTCCGGCGATGACCACGGCCGTGCTCGCTTCCGTCAACAAGCAGCGCGCGGGCACCGCGTCGGCGGTTCTGAACACGGCACGGCAGGCGGGCGGCGCAGTCGGCGTGGCGGCGTTCGGCGCGCTCGCGAGCGCGTCGGATGCGGCGGGCGCAGCGCAGGTGGTGGCCGGCCTCAGATCGTCGACGCTGATCTCGTCGTGCATCCTGCTGTGCGCGCTCGGGCTCGCGTGTCTCGTGCATCCCGAGCCGCACGCGCGCGATCGGGCGCGCGCTGGCCGCAACGGCGCACGGCCTGCGAACGCCAGCAAATGA
- a CDS encoding ABC transporter permease: MKSSLFAGLFRDRQLNFLLAVNVLVVLAATWISHGQFVSLDNLQSMGGQLPELGLLALGIMLSMVSGNGGIDLSGVGLANLSGMVAALIVPKFISGDDSPMLYTSVFCAIVVCMGAIGGLVNGVVIARLRLTPILCTLGTQLLFTGCAVVLSNGASVHVDYVEPLSDIGNGTWFQVPVSFVIFIAAVVVLGWLLRRSPFGLRLYLMGTNPKAAFYAGIPRVRMLVLTYMMCGILASLAGLISVTHTSSAKWDYGNSYLLIAILIAVMGGVNPAGGYGRIICVFFAATVLQFLSSFFNLLGVSQFFGDCAWGFLLLASLAFAGGERVRAIFGFAQPNQRR, translated from the coding sequence ATGAAGTCCTCGCTTTTCGCCGGCCTGTTTCGCGACCGGCAACTGAACTTTCTGCTAGCGGTGAACGTGCTCGTCGTGCTCGCCGCGACCTGGATCTCGCACGGCCAGTTCGTCTCGCTCGACAACCTTCAGTCGATGGGCGGCCAGTTGCCCGAACTCGGGTTGCTCGCGCTCGGCATCATGCTGTCGATGGTGTCGGGCAACGGCGGCATCGATCTGTCGGGCGTTGGGCTCGCGAACCTGTCGGGCATGGTCGCGGCGCTGATCGTGCCGAAGTTCATCAGCGGCGACGATTCGCCGATGCTCTATACGAGCGTGTTCTGCGCGATCGTCGTGTGCATGGGCGCAATTGGCGGGCTGGTGAATGGCGTCGTGATCGCGCGACTGCGCCTCACGCCGATTCTCTGCACGCTCGGCACACAGCTGCTGTTCACGGGTTGTGCCGTCGTGTTGAGCAACGGCGCGTCGGTTCACGTCGATTATGTCGAGCCGCTGTCGGATATCGGTAATGGCACGTGGTTCCAGGTGCCTGTTTCGTTCGTGATCTTCATCGCGGCTGTCGTGGTGCTCGGCTGGTTGCTGCGACGCAGCCCGTTCGGCTTGCGTCTGTATCTGATGGGCACGAACCCGAAAGCCGCGTTCTACGCGGGCATTCCGCGCGTGCGGATGCTGGTTCTTACATACATGATGTGCGGCATTCTCGCGTCGCTCGCGGGGCTGATCAGCGTCACGCACACGTCGAGCGCGAAATGGGACTACGGCAATTCGTATCTGCTGATCGCGATCCTGATTGCCGTGATGGGCGGCGTGAATCCTGCGGGCGGTTATGGCCGCATCATTTGCGTGTTCTTCGCGGCGACGGTGCTGCAGTTTCTGTCGAGCTTCTTCAATCTGCTCGGCGTGTCGCAGTTCTTCGGCGATTGCGCGTGGGGTTTCCTGCTGCTGGCGTCACTCGCATTTGCGGGCGGCGAGCGCGTGCGCGCGATCTTCGGTTTCGCGCAGCCGAATCAACGGCGCTAA
- a CDS encoding substrate-binding domain-containing protein, with protein MKLTRLSAALATGALALGVIAAAQAATNETIVTVVKVTGINWFNRMDEGVKEFAKDNPGVQAYQTGPGRADAAQQLKIIEDLIAKKVTAIAVVPYDPPTLEPALKKAMDRGIKVVTHEADNAKNTMVDIEAFDNSAYGAGLNERLASCMHQDGKWAVLVGSLGSRSQVQWADGGINNAKAKYPKLNLVEPKLETNNDGEKAYEVAKEVLRKHPDLKGFQGSSSLDVIGIGRAVEEAGMQGKICVYGTGLPTEAGKFLESGAVNGIAFWDPKQAGLAMNKVAQMLVEGKTVQNGADLGIPGYTKVTVEKGPGKGIIVRGQGWVNVDKTNYKQYNF; from the coding sequence ATGAAACTGACCCGACTGAGCGCCGCCCTTGCAACCGGCGCACTCGCGCTCGGCGTGATCGCCGCCGCGCAAGCCGCGACCAATGAAACGATCGTCACGGTCGTCAAGGTCACGGGCATCAACTGGTTCAACCGGATGGACGAAGGCGTCAAGGAGTTCGCGAAGGACAACCCCGGTGTGCAGGCTTATCAGACGGGCCCGGGCCGCGCCGACGCCGCGCAGCAGCTGAAGATCATCGAAGACCTGATCGCGAAGAAAGTGACGGCCATCGCCGTCGTTCCGTACGATCCGCCGACGCTCGAACCCGCACTGAAGAAGGCGATGGATCGCGGCATCAAGGTCGTCACACATGAAGCCGACAACGCGAAGAACACGATGGTCGACATCGAGGCCTTCGACAACTCCGCGTACGGCGCGGGCCTGAACGAGCGCCTCGCATCGTGCATGCATCAGGACGGCAAGTGGGCCGTGCTGGTCGGCTCGCTCGGCAGCCGCTCGCAGGTGCAATGGGCCGACGGTGGCATCAACAACGCGAAGGCCAAGTACCCGAAGTTGAATCTCGTCGAGCCGAAGCTCGAAACGAACAACGACGGCGAGAAAGCCTATGAAGTCGCGAAGGAAGTGCTGCGCAAGCATCCCGACCTGAAGGGCTTCCAGGGTTCGTCGTCGCTGGACGTGATCGGTATTGGCCGCGCGGTTGAAGAAGCGGGCATGCAAGGCAAGATCTGTGTGTACGGCACGGGGCTGCCGACGGAAGCGGGCAAGTTCCTCGAAAGCGGCGCGGTGAACGGCATTGCATTCTGGGATCCGAAACAGGCCGGTCTCGCGATGAACAAGGTCGCGCAGATGCTGGTCGAAGGCAAGACCGTGCAGAACGGCGCTGATCTCGGCATTCCGGGCTATACGAAGGTGACGGTCGAGAAGGGTCCGGGCAAGGGCATCATCGTGCGCGGCCAGGGCTGGGTGAACGTCGACAAGACGAACTACAAGCAATACAACTTCTGA
- a CDS encoding MFS transporter has translation MQATELGRPHARDSAHARPLTRHDYKTLSLAALGGALEFYDFIIFVFFAPAIGQLFFPQSIPDWLRQLQTFGIFAAGYLARPLGGIIMAHFGDLLGRKRMFTLSVLLMSLPTLMMGMLPTYASIGIMAPVLLLLFRVMQGAAVGGEVPGAWVFVSEHVPQRHVGYACGTLTAGLTAGILLGSLVASAVNRHFAATEIADFAWRIPFLLGGVFGLFSVYLRRWLHETPVFAEMKQRKSLAAEIPLKAVLRDHGRAVIVSMLLTWMLSAAIVVVILMTPTLLQKQFHIAPATALFANSIATLFLTIGCVLAGSLAGRFGAGRTIFVGCVGLGIAYYVLFQQLAVDSAMLVPLYAVAGLFVGVIGAVPFVMVNAFPPVVRFSGISFSYNVAYAVFGGLTPIVVSLMLKSNPMAPALYVGALCVIGALTACFVKKDAAQ, from the coding sequence ATGCAAGCAACCGAACTGGGTAGACCACACGCCAGGGACAGCGCGCACGCGCGTCCTCTGACCCGCCACGACTACAAGACGCTCAGCCTCGCCGCGCTCGGCGGCGCGCTCGAGTTCTACGACTTCATCATCTTCGTATTCTTCGCCCCGGCGATCGGACAGCTGTTCTTCCCGCAGTCGATTCCCGACTGGCTGCGCCAGTTGCAGACCTTCGGCATCTTCGCCGCCGGTTATCTGGCGCGGCCGCTGGGCGGCATCATCATGGCGCACTTCGGCGACCTGCTCGGCCGCAAGCGCATGTTCACGCTGAGCGTGCTGCTGATGTCGCTGCCCACGCTGATGATGGGCATGCTGCCCACCTACGCGAGCATCGGCATCATGGCGCCCGTGCTGCTGCTCCTGTTCCGCGTGATGCAGGGCGCGGCCGTCGGCGGCGAAGTGCCGGGCGCGTGGGTGTTCGTCTCCGAGCACGTGCCGCAGCGCCACGTCGGCTATGCGTGCGGCACGCTGACAGCGGGCTTGACGGCGGGCATCCTGCTCGGCTCGCTGGTCGCGTCGGCGGTAAATCGCCACTTCGCGGCTACTGAAATCGCGGATTTCGCATGGCGCATCCCGTTCCTGCTCGGCGGCGTGTTCGGCCTGTTCTCGGTGTATCTGCGCCGCTGGCTGCACGAGACGCCCGTGTTCGCCGAAATGAAGCAGCGCAAGTCGCTGGCTGCGGAAATTCCGCTGAAGGCCGTGCTGCGCGATCACGGCCGCGCCGTGATCGTGTCGATGCTGCTGACGTGGATGCTGTCGGCCGCAATCGTCGTCGTGATCCTGATGACGCCGACGCTGCTGCAAAAGCAGTTTCACATCGCGCCGGCGACGGCACTCTTCGCCAACAGCATCGCGACGCTGTTCCTGACGATCGGCTGCGTGCTGGCGGGCTCGCTCGCGGGGCGCTTCGGCGCGGGCCGCACGATTTTCGTCGGCTGCGTGGGGCTCGGTATCGCGTATTACGTGCTGTTCCAGCAACTCGCCGTCGATAGCGCGATGCTCGTGCCGCTGTACGCCGTCGCGGGCCTGTTCGTCGGCGTGATCGGCGCGGTGCCGTTCGTGATGGTCAACGCGTTCCCGCCTGTCGTGCGCTTCTCGGGCATCTCGTTCTCGTACAACGTCGCGTACGCGGTGTTCGGCGGCCTGACGCCGATCGTCGTTTCGCTGATGCTGAAGTCGAATCCGATGGCGCCCGCGCTCTACGTCGGCGCGCTGTGCGTGATCGGCGCGCTGACCGCGTGCTTCGTGAAGAAGGACGCCGCGCAGTAA
- a CDS encoding DoxX family protein — translation MTRPVDSGVILLARLALAVLFLWGGVMKLLGYAGFVGYLHSKGVPFVQVAAPIATAVEVLGGLFLVVGFRIRALGLFMAAYTIATAVLGHDFWNITDAALQRDMIIHFWKNVGIAGGFLLLFVTGAGRFSIDGARAPRGGLGSSL, via the coding sequence ATGACGCGTCCCGTCGATTCCGGCGTAATTCTTCTTGCCCGCCTTGCGCTTGCCGTGCTGTTCCTTTGGGGCGGCGTAATGAAGCTGCTCGGCTATGCGGGCTTCGTCGGTTATCTGCATTCGAAAGGCGTGCCGTTCGTGCAGGTCGCCGCGCCGATTGCGACGGCCGTCGAGGTGCTCGGCGGACTCTTCCTCGTCGTCGGCTTCAGGATCCGCGCGCTCGGCCTGTTCATGGCCGCCTATACGATCGCGACGGCCGTCCTCGGACACGACTTCTGGAACATCACCGACGCTGCCTTGCAGCGCGACATGATCATTCATTTCTGGAAGAACGTCGGCATCGCGGGCGGATTTTTGCTGCTGTTCGTGACGGGCGCGGGACGTTTCAGCATCGACGGCGCGCGCGCGCCACGCGGCGGCCTGGGCAGCAGCCTGTGA
- the rbsK gene encoding ribokinase, which produces MATQQKEGRVVILGIFVTDLTFRADRMPLIGETIAGNAFKMGPGGKGSNQAVAAARAGADVVFCTRIGNDAFGQIARATWDAEGITARASVIDGASTGAAHIFVDDITGKNAIIVASGAAATMNAGDVDAIEADIASARVFVTQLEQPVGAAKRGLEVARKHGVTTVFNPAPALPLDDSIFPLCDYITPNETETTALTGIEVSNVDDARRAADVLLKKGVRNVIVTLGEAGALLHSAEQSVFVPAFQCGRVVETAGAGDGFTGGFAAALARGADAVDATRFGCALAGISVTRPGTAPSMPTLAEVNEVLAQAGHPLSTH; this is translated from the coding sequence ATGGCCACGCAACAGAAAGAAGGCCGCGTCGTCATTCTCGGCATCTTCGTGACGGACCTCACGTTTCGCGCGGACCGCATGCCACTGATCGGCGAAACGATCGCGGGCAATGCGTTCAAGATGGGCCCCGGCGGCAAAGGCTCGAACCAGGCGGTCGCGGCGGCGCGCGCGGGCGCCGACGTAGTGTTCTGCACGCGCATCGGCAACGATGCGTTCGGCCAGATTGCCCGAGCGACGTGGGACGCCGAAGGCATCACGGCGCGCGCGTCGGTGATCGACGGCGCATCGACGGGCGCAGCGCACATCTTCGTCGATGACATCACCGGCAAGAACGCGATCATCGTCGCTTCCGGCGCGGCAGCAACGATGAATGCGGGCGACGTTGACGCGATCGAAGCGGATATCGCCTCGGCGCGCGTGTTCGTCACGCAACTCGAACAGCCGGTCGGCGCTGCGAAGCGCGGCCTCGAAGTCGCGCGCAAGCATGGCGTGACGACGGTGTTCAATCCCGCGCCCGCGTTGCCGCTCGACGACAGCATTTTCCCGCTGTGCGACTACATCACGCCGAACGAAACGGAGACGACCGCGCTGACGGGCATCGAGGTCAGCAATGTCGACGATGCGCGCCGCGCCGCTGACGTGCTGCTGAAAAAAGGCGTGCGCAATGTGATCGTGACGCTCGGCGAAGCGGGCGCGCTGCTGCATTCGGCGGAGCAATCGGTGTTCGTGCCCGCGTTCCAGTGTGGACGCGTCGTTGAAACAGCAGGCGCGGGCGATGGTTTCACAGGCGGCTTCGCGGCGGCGCTCGCGCGCGGCGCGGATGCCGTCGATGCGACGCGTTTCGGCTGCGCGCTGGCGGGCATTTCGGTGACGCGGCCCGGCACCGCGCCTTCGATGCCGACGCTCGCCGAAGTCAACGAAGTGCTGGCGCAAGCCGGTCATCCGCTTTCAACGCATTGA
- a CDS encoding response regulator transcription factor → MRIAILQRDLVQGKLLEKIIVQAGHSCVVYDDGLTLSKVLARSTVDLLILDWHALRLSGTDVLKAVRSVGGERMPVMFASADGSEESAVRAFVLGADDYATLPVRHAEFRERLSALLRRAYPERYGKDSFDVGPYHFDTRRQLVTLRGAPVQLSGTQYRLASLFFSNIGRVLSRDHIFAMVWGREFREVTRTIDSHVSRLRVLLQIEPQNDFRLQPVYKSGYRLLHLRTNETAVVPHAEAA, encoded by the coding sequence ATGCGTATCGCCATTCTTCAACGTGACCTCGTGCAGGGTAAGTTGCTGGAAAAAATCATCGTTCAGGCTGGCCACAGTTGCGTCGTGTACGACGACGGCCTGACGCTCTCCAAGGTGCTCGCCCGCTCGACGGTCGATCTGCTGATTCTCGACTGGCACGCGCTGCGTCTGTCGGGCACGGACGTGCTCAAGGCGGTTCGCTCGGTAGGCGGCGAGCGCATGCCCGTGATGTTCGCTTCGGCGGATGGCTCGGAAGAAAGCGCTGTGCGCGCGTTCGTGCTGGGCGCCGACGACTACGCCACGCTGCCCGTGCGGCATGCCGAGTTTCGCGAGCGCCTGTCCGCGCTGCTGCGCCGCGCGTATCCGGAACGCTACGGCAAGGACAGCTTCGACGTCGGGCCGTATCATTTCGACACCCGTCGTCAGCTGGTCACGCTGCGCGGCGCGCCCGTGCAGTTGTCGGGTACGCAGTACCGGCTGGCGTCGCTGTTCTTTTCGAACATCGGCCGCGTGCTGTCGCGCGATCACATCTTCGCGATGGTCTGGGGCCGCGAGTTTCGCGAGGTGACGCGCACGATCGACAGCCACGTGTCGCGCCTACGCGTGCTGCTGCAGATTGAGCCGCAAAACGATTTCCGTCTGCAGCCCGTGTACAAGAGCGGCTATCGCCTGCTGCATCTGCGCACGAACGAAACTGCCGTTGTGCCGCATGCGGAAGCGGCCTGA
- a CDS encoding ABC transporter permease, producing MSSIMDRTVTTPNVVEIAPEVKPPTWRAKLSRNPEWFTAALIVVTCVIVGAINPRFFQLATLFDLLHSATTMSLFALGTLVVLASGGIDVSFTAIGALTMYTITKAVFAWWPDAPFALILVVGALGGIVLGVINGVLVHRLKAPSLIVTIGTQYLYRGILLTFIGTTFFMNIPHSMDHFGRIPLFFYHTGDGLRAVLPVSVLALVIAAVVTWWLLNRTMMGRGVYAMGGSLAIAERLGYNLRAIHLFVFGYTGMLAGIAGILHVSNNRLANPFDLVGTELDVIAAVILGGARITGGTGTVVGTLLGVVLVTLINSVLILVGVPSTWQKVIIGAFILIAGTLFALQRKG from the coding sequence ATGTCGTCTATCATGGACCGGACCGTGACTACCCCCAACGTCGTCGAAATCGCGCCCGAGGTGAAGCCGCCTACGTGGCGCGCGAAGCTCTCGCGCAACCCGGAGTGGTTCACGGCGGCGCTGATCGTCGTGACGTGCGTGATCGTTGGCGCGATCAATCCGCGCTTTTTTCAGCTTGCGACGCTGTTCGATCTGCTGCATTCGGCGACGACGATGTCGCTGTTCGCGCTTGGGACGCTCGTTGTGCTCGCGTCGGGTGGTATCGATGTATCGTTCACGGCGATTGGCGCACTCACCATGTATACGATTACCAAGGCTGTGTTTGCCTGGTGGCCGGATGCGCCGTTTGCGCTGATTCTTGTTGTTGGCGCGCTGGGCGGCATTGTGCTTGGGGTGATTAATGGCGTGCTCGTGCATCGGCTGAAAGCGCCTTCGCTGATTGTGACGATTGGCACGCAGTATTTGTATCGCGGGATTTTGCTGACGTTTATCGGCACGACGTTCTTTATGAACATTCCGCACAGCATGGATCATTTTGGGCGTATTCCCCTGTTCTTTTATCACACGGGGGATGGGCTGCGGGCGGTGCTACCTGTGTCTGTGTTGGCGCTCGTGATTGCTGCCGTTGTCACGTGGTGGCTGCTTAATCGCACGATGATGGGGCGTGGTGTTTATGCCATGGGTGGCAGTCTGGCCATTGCCGAGCGGCTTGGTTATAACCTGCGGGCTATTCATCTTTTCGTGTTTGGTTATACAGGGATGCTCGCGGGGATTGCCGGCATTCTGCATGTGTCGAATAACCGGCTGGCGAATCCTTTTGATCTTGTCGGGACTGAGCTCGATGTGATCGCTGCGGTGATTTTGGGCGGGGCCCGGATTACTGGGGGGACTGGGACTGTTGTTGGCACACTGCTTGGGGTTGTGCTTGTTACGCTTATTAATAGCGTGCTTATTCTTGTTGGGGTGCCTAGTACCTGGCAGAAGGTTATTATTGGGGCGTTTATTTTGATTGCTGGGACGTTGTTTGCTTTGCAGCGGAAGGGCTGA
- a CDS encoding sugar ABC transporter ATP-binding protein, whose product MNQNVSSTPFLQVVGVHKRFTGVHALRGVSLSFERGQIYHLLGENGCGKSTLIKIISGAQPPDEGELIIEGVSHARLSALESLAAGIETVYQDLSLLPNMSVAENVALTSELAEHNGRLTRTFDRKALTRTAAKALEAVGLPGDAEFQSTLIEQLPLATRQLVAIARAIASEAKFVIMDEPTTSLTQKEVDNLIAVLGNLRAQGVTVLFVSHKLDECYAIGGEVIVLRDGQKMAQGPIADYTKTQISELMTGRHLSSERYREGEVGKEVVLDVKGYTRGAQFRDVSFALHRGEILGVTGLLDSGRNELARALAGVAPAESGTVTLEGKRVVLRTPSDAKDHRIGYVPEDRLNEGLFLDKPIRDNVITAMISSLRDRFGQIDRARAQQLAEQTVKDLQIATPGVDKPVQSLSGGNQQRVLIGRWLAIDPHVLILHGPTVGVDVGSKDIIYRIMQKLSQRGIGIILISDDLPELLQNCDRILMMKKGRVASQYRADQLNEAELYHALLSEAA is encoded by the coding sequence ATGAATCAAAACGTTTCCTCCACGCCGTTCCTGCAGGTGGTCGGCGTACACAAGCGGTTCACGGGCGTGCATGCGTTGCGCGGCGTGAGCCTGTCTTTCGAGCGCGGGCAGATCTATCACCTGCTCGGCGAAAACGGCTGCGGCAAGAGCACGCTCATCAAGATCATCTCCGGTGCGCAGCCGCCCGATGAAGGCGAGCTGATCATCGAAGGCGTTTCGCACGCGCGGCTCTCGGCGCTTGAATCGCTGGCGGCAGGGATCGAGACGGTCTATCAGGACCTGTCGCTGCTGCCGAACATGAGCGTCGCCGAAAACGTCGCGCTGACGTCGGAGCTTGCGGAGCACAACGGGCGCCTCACGCGCACGTTCGACCGCAAGGCGCTTACACGCACCGCGGCGAAGGCACTCGAAGCCGTGGGCCTGCCAGGCGATGCCGAATTCCAGTCGACGCTGATCGAACAGTTGCCGCTCGCGACGCGGCAACTCGTGGCGATTGCGCGCGCGATTGCGAGCGAAGCGAAGTTCGTCATCATGGACGAACCGACCACTTCGCTCACGCAAAAAGAAGTGGACAACCTGATCGCCGTGCTCGGCAATCTGCGCGCGCAGGGCGTAACCGTGCTGTTCGTGAGCCACAAGCTCGACGAGTGCTATGCGATCGGCGGCGAAGTGATCGTATTGCGTGACGGCCAGAAGATGGCGCAAGGCCCGATCGCCGATTACACGAAAACGCAGATCAGCGAGCTGATGACAGGCCGTCATCTGTCGAGCGAGCGGTATCGCGAAGGCGAAGTCGGCAAGGAAGTCGTGCTCGACGTGAAGGGCTATACGCGCGGCGCGCAGTTCCGCGATGTGTCGTTCGCGCTGCATCGCGGAGAAATTCTCGGCGTGACGGGACTGCTCGATTCGGGCCGCAACGAACTGGCGCGCGCGCTGGCGGGTGTCGCGCCGGCTGAGAGCGGCACGGTCACGCTCGAAGGTAAGCGCGTTGTGTTGCGCACGCCTTCGGACGCGAAGGACCATCGGATCGGTTATGTGCCCGAAGACCGCCTGAATGAAGGGCTTTTCCTCGACAAGCCGATTCGCGACAACGTGATCACCGCGATGATTTCGAGCTTGCGCGACCGCTTTGGACAGATCGACCGCGCTCGTGCGCAGCAGCTTGCCGAGCAGACGGTGAAGGACTTGCAGATTGCGACGCCTGGCGTCGACAAGCCGGTGCAGTCGCTGTCGGGTGGCAACCAGCAGCGCGTGCTGATTGGCCGCTGGCTTGCGATCGATCCGCATGTGCTGATCCTGCATGGGCCGACTGTCGGCGTGGATGTGGGTTCGAAGGACATCATTTATCGGATCATGCAAAAGCTGTCGCAGCGCGGCATTGGCATCATTCTGATCAGCGATGACTTGCCCGAGCTGCTGCAGAACTGCGATCGCATTCTGATGATGAAGAAGGGCCGCGTGGCGAGCCAGTATCGCGCGGATCAGTTGAACGAAGCGGAGCTGTATCACGCTTTGCTGTCAGAGGCTGCATAA
- a CDS encoding DeoR/GlpR family DNA-binding transcription regulator, with the protein MLKTERLRMLADALAKQSVMRLRDAATLLGVSEMTVRRDIAASPGHFTYLGGYIVSATDVPNTAGYSLEQEKDHFAQAKAEASAVAAKLIGNNETLFIDCGTTLTTLARLIPNDLHVTIVCYSLNVAEILRRKPNVRMILLGGVYVPSSDSFSGEESIEVLRRMGINKAFISAGGVDDAHGVTCWNFHEVALKQAAMAAAVESHLVVDSSKFGVVKAVRFSKIEEFASVITEKGQQVTARRK; encoded by the coding sequence ATGCTGAAAACTGAACGTCTGCGCATGCTCGCCGATGCGCTGGCCAAACAGAGCGTGATGCGCCTGCGCGACGCGGCGACGCTGCTGGGCGTATCGGAGATGACGGTACGCCGGGACATTGCTGCGAGCCCGGGACATTTCACGTATCTGGGCGGCTATATCGTCAGCGCGACGGACGTGCCGAACACGGCTGGCTATTCGCTGGAACAGGAAAAGGACCACTTCGCGCAGGCCAAGGCGGAGGCGTCGGCTGTGGCGGCGAAGCTGATCGGGAACAACGAGACGCTATTTATCGACTGCGGTACGACGCTTACTACGCTCGCGCGGCTGATCCCTAACGATCTGCATGTGACGATTGTCTGCTATTCGCTGAACGTTGCGGAGATTTTGCGGCGCAAGCCCAATGTGCGGATGATTCTTCTGGGCGGTGTTTATGTGCCGTCGTCGGATTCGTTTTCGGGCGAAGAAAGCATCGAGGTGCTTCGGCGCATGGGGATCAATAAGGCGTTTATTTCCGCCGGTGGCGTTGATGATGCGCACGGCGTGACGTGCTGGAATTTTCATGAAGTCGCTCTGAAACAGGCCGCGATGGCGGCGGCTGTCGAGAGTCATCTCGTGGTTGATAGTAGTAAGTTTGGTGTTGTTAAGGCGGTTCGGTTCTCGAAGATCGAGGAGTTTGCTTCGGTTATTACTGAGAAGGGGCAGCAGGTTACCGCGAGGCGGAAGTGA